From the genome of Acipenser ruthenus chromosome 14, fAciRut3.2 maternal haplotype, whole genome shotgun sequence, one region includes:
- the mcat gene encoding malonyl-CoA-acyl carrier protein transacylase, mitochondrial, producing MSRYVNILWKTRKAAGGKGLTCTRGLALSKVLQYSKTNNTRQSVNPELESDSSEPRREKRKPSECSVLLFPGQGSQFVGMGKGLEKYGNVKQMFSVAEKILGYDLLSLCLNGPEEELSKTVHCQPAVFVTSLAAVERLNHEAPEAIEKCVAAAGFSVGEFAALVFAGALDFAEALYAVKVRAEAMQNASDVVPSGMLSVVGRPESKYNYACLEARNHCKTLGVENPVCVVANYLFPDGRVIAGHLQALEFLQKNSRKFNFRRTKRLPVSGAFHTALMEPAVESLTSVLKKLDIQKPNISVYSNVDAKKYMYSGHIKRLLLKQLVSPVKWEQAMHAVYERVQGVEFPETYEVGPGTQLGSMLQKCNLKAWRFYKHIDVQI from the exons ATGAGTCGCTATGTTAATATTTTGTGGAAAACAAGAAAGGCTGCTGGTGGGAAGGGTTTGACTTGTACCAGGGGACTTGCATTGTCTAAAGTTTTACAGTATAGCAAGACTAACAACACGAGACAGTCTGTAAATCCTGAACTAGAAAGCGACTCATCGGAACCCCGACGTGAGAAAAGAAAACCTAGCGAGTGCTCTGTGCTTCTCTTCCCGGGGCAGGGTAGTCAGTTTGTGGGGATGGGCAAAGGGCTTGAGAAATACGGGAATGTCAAACAAATGTTCAGTGTGGCTGAGAAAATACTTGGTTATGATTTGTTATCGCTGTGCCTGAATGGACCCGAAGAAGAACTCAGTAAAACTGTCCACTGCCAACCTGCAGTATTCGTCACTTCATTGGCTGCGGTGGAAAGGTTAAATCATGAAGCCCCAGAA GCCATTGAGaagtgtgttgctgctgctggtttCAGTGTGGGAGAGTTTGCAGCGCTGGTGTTTGCAGGAGCATTGGATTTTGCAGAGG CAttatatgcagtgaaagtgcgtGCAGAGGCCATGCAGAATGCATCAGATGTTGTTCCAAGTGGAATGTTGTCAGTGGTCGGACGACCAGAGTCTAAATACAACTATGCTTGTTTGGAAGCACGAAACCACTGCAAAACACTGGGAGTTGAAAACCCTGTGTGTGTTGTGGCCAACTACCTCTTCCCAGATGGGAGAGTTATTGCAGGACATTTACAG GCTTTGGAATTTTTACAGAAGAATTCACGTAAGTTTAACTTCCGGCGGACCAAGAGGCTACCTGTCAGTGGTGCATTTCACACTGCTTTGATGGAACCTGCAGTTGAGTCCTTGACCAGTGTCTTAAAGAAACTGGACATACAGAAACCAAACATATCAGTCTATTCCAATGTTGATGCAAAGAAGTATATGTACAGTGGACACATTAAGCGATTGCTACTGAAGCAGCTTGTTTCCCCTGTGAAATGGGAACAGGCAATGCATGCAGTTTATGAAAGAGTACAAGGGGTTGAGTTTCCAGAGACATATGAAGTGGGACCAGGAACCCAGCTAGGGTCTATGCTGCAAAAATGCAACTTAAAGGCATGGCGGTTCTATAAGCATATAgatgtacaaatataa